The genomic region AATAGGAAACGCCACCGCCATGTCAGTGACAAAACAAATTAGCCCCCGTCATTGTCGGTTCCGAATTTACCGTCAATGAGAGGGGCTAACAACATTATTCATCGTGAACTCCAAAAACATATGCCGAACTGCCTTCTTCCCATCTTGCGTCCATCACGTATAGATAGGTTCCCTTCTCTTTCTGGAGGAGACGGGGCCCGGGATAATCAGCACATTCTGATTTTCCTTTTGCGCTCCAACAATAAGACCCTTGAAAAACTGAAACTTTAACGCTTGTGCCATCAACAATCACTTGCGGTTGAGGTGGTTGTAGAACATATGGGCATTGCGAACCTCTTCCAACGTCCTTGCATCATGAAACTTGTAGATATCATTCGAGATGGAATATAAGGTGTCCCCAATGTAGATCATCCGCTGCGGCCAGTTGCCATACTTCACGTTGTCCCGCATGTCCACTTTCCCCTTCAGGCCAAACCCGTTCCGCAAGTCGATGCCGTAGACGTAGAAACCGTAGAAGGCATCTTGCTCATTGTTGTATCGAATCACTGGAAACGCGAACAGGTTCTTCTCCTTCGAGAACAGCAGTGCTTTGTGGTCGTTCTGCAGCGGCGAGTGGGTGAATGGGTCCCCAACTACCGTTGTGAACAGTTCCTTGGGATTCTTCATATCGGAGACGTCAAACATGGACAGCTTGATTCCTTTCTGCACCGCAACCGTGCGACCGTCCGGCAAGGTTTTCTCTTCGGTATCGCGGCCGAAACCGATCACATGATTCTCATCGTAGGGATGCAGGTAATTGCTAAAACCCGGAATTTTCAATTCGCCCATAACCTTTGGTTGTTTCGGATCTTTCAGATCAAGGGTGAACAAGGGATCCACGTTCTTGAACGTAACCACATAGCCCCGATCCCCCATAAACCGCACCGAATAGATTCTCTCTCCCCTGGCCAGCCCCTCAACCCTGCCTGTCACATTCAGATTGCCGTCCAATACGTACAGGTTGTTTTCCTGCTTCTCATTGAACATGTCTGTGGTTGTGGCAACGCGCAAATAGCCCTTGTGTTCATCCATTGAAAATTGGTTCAACAGCCTGCCCGGAACTTCCCCCCTTCCTTTGTAGACAAGGCCGTTTTCCGTCACCGCAAACTTGTAAAGTGAGGTATTCTCCTTGCGGGATTTCTGGGATTCCCATGAACCGGTCCAGTCGGATTTCGCAATGTACATGTTCTTTTCTGACATGTACATCTGCCTTCCGCCACCCAGGTAACTGGAAACGGCAACAGGAGCGTTGGCATCGGAAAGGGACACGGAAGCCAAATTCAAGTATTGACTGGAGCTGTCACCGGGAAAATGATAGATGTGCTTGACATCAAGCGGTGCAAATTCCCCGCTTTTCACCGAGTCCCGGTACTTCGGCAGAAAGTGTTCCTCCAGGATGGGATGATCGGGATTCGAATAGATGCGTACATACTGGTTCGTTGCCATATGGAGCCGGTCCCCGATTTTGCGGGAGGATACATATTGCCCCTGCAAATCAATCTGCCGCACCAGTTCAGGATTCTTCCTGTCTGTTGCATCATAGATCAATACGGAGGTTGCAGTATCGTGAACGGGGTAGATCGAATCCTTTGTTTCCGACTGCGAGTGCAGCATCCGCACATCATGGGTGATCCCCAACACGGCGACCCGCTTGCCCTCCACAAACAACTCCCGGGGATCGAAATTCCCGGCCAGTTTGATACGACTGAACACTTCAAAGCTTTCTGCCGGATATGCTTTCGAAATTACGAGTTCCCTCTCTCTCAGATGATAGATGTAGATTCCATCCGTTTTCACGATATCCGCCTCGTCCACCCCTTGCACCTGCACATTGGTTGTGGAATGGGCGGATTTGACTGCCATGTCAGCCGAGGATGGAACTCCGGCACTTTCGGAAGCACCGGTCATTGCTTCGTTCACAACCTCCCCTTTGTACATCGTCCGGTTTTTCTCCAAATGCTCCTTGATGGTTCTGACGATCTCCTCTTTCGAATGGAAACGAAGAATGTCTTCATTTGATTCGATTGCAGAAGTTTCCCCGTTGGCCACAGGCTCTTTTGAGGAGACAGGCCCAAACGAAAGCCCCGCTGCCAGAATCAACACAACAGCCACTAAACCAAGTTTCTTTTTCATGTCAGACCGCCTTCTCCGGAAAAATTTCCTGCTTCACCTTACCTGACTCGTGTCGTGTCGATAAGGTTACACTGACTTCTCCATAAGTTTGTCTTGGCTCGACAATCAACCGAATTGTGGTATGTTTAAAGAGAGAAATTTGGAGAATTGTCAGCAGGAGAGGACGCCCTTGGAAATTTTATCATTGGACAGCTTGTGGCTTTTTCTGATCGGTACGCTTGCAGGATTTACAGGTTCGATTGTGGGGCTTGGCGGCGGGTTCATCATGATTCCGTTTCTGATTTACCTGTACGATTATCAGCCGGAATTGATCATCGGAACATCCATGGCGGTATTGTTCATAAATTCCATATCCAGTACCATTGCTTATTCAAAACAGAAGAAAGTCGACTTTCAAAGCGGGGCCTGGTTTGCTCTGCTGATGGTTCCGGGTTCCATCATTGGGGCCATTCTGGCGGAATCATTCACCAGCAAGGTGTTCTATGTGGTGTTTGGTTTGTTTCTGATGTCGATTTCGATTTTCCTGCTTTTCAAACCCACCAAACCGGCCAGAAATTTCCTGTCTCCCACCGTAACAAGGGAGTTTACCGACGCTACGGGAACCCTGCACAAATATTCCTTTCATCGCGGGTTTGGCATGTCGGTCAGTTTCGTAACAGGCTTTCTGTCATCGCTATTGGGAATTGGCGGCGGATCCATCCTGGTTCCGACCATGGTGCTGCTGCTCACCTTCCCGCCTCACATTGCAACGGCAACATCGATGTTTGCGATTATGTTGTCTGCGTTTGTGGGCACCATCTCCCATATTGTTCTTGGAAATGTGTTGTGGTTGAAGGCGTTGTTCCTGGCGCCGGGGGCATTCCTGGGGGGGCAGCTCGGGGCTCGCGTGGCAGCCAGATTGCCGGCCAAGACGCTTCTTCGGATCCTAGCTGTCACCCTGATTCTGGTGGCCATTCGGTTAATCTTCAAATAAGTTCGGGAGGCAGAATTTCGAAGGGCCGTTTTTCGAAGGACGGCCCTTTCTTTGTGTACATCCGGGCTTCTGGCATAGCGGGATTCGTTAATGACACGATCAACAGGCAGGCATCGGGATAGAGAAACCCTTCCCGGTCTTCTCTGGATGGTTCAGGTGGTGATGAGGGATGGGAATGAACCACTGCCAGAAGCCGTTCGTTGGCTCTTTCGAGGGCATGCAAAAGAGAGACCCATTCCTGCGGCGATACGCGAAAATGGGCCTCATCCCCTGAGAGATTCTTCAGTGCATGGTAACGAATGGTGCTGCCTTGACCCACGAGGACACCGCAGCCCTCACCGGGAAGCTCGCCAGCCAGATGGCTGACCATGCACTCCCAGACTTCATAAGGGATTTTCATCCGAACTCACCGTTATTCAACAAACTCAAACTCCAGGTCTCCGATCCGAATGGTGGAACCGTTCACCGCGCCCCGCTGCCGCAGGGCATCGTCAACGCCCATATTCTTCATGATGCGTTGGAACCGCTTGACAGCGTCATACTGATCAAAGTTGGTCATCTTGATCAGCTTCTCAATCTTCGGAGAGTGAACCACAAACACTTCGTTATCCCGGGAGATGGTGAAAGAATCCTCATCCTCTTCCAGCCGATAGACTTTGCGTTCGGTGGCATCCACTTCATCCAGTGCGGCCTCCTCCACATCCGGCAGAGAATCCAGCAGATCCGCCACTGCGTACAGAAGCTGCCGGACGCCTTCCTTTGTTACGCCTGAAACGGGGTAGAGAGGAATTGAGGGGTCCAGTTTCTTGCGAAACTCCTCCAAATTCGCTTCCGCACCGGGAAGGTCCATCTTATTGGCAGCCACAATCATGGGTCGGGTGGCCAGTTTTTCGCTGTACAACTTCAATTCCTCGTTGATTTTAAGGAAGTCTTGCCAAGGATCACGTTCTTCCGTCGCCGCCATATCCACCACATGGACTATCACTTTGGTGCGTTCCACATGGCGCAGAAACTGATGTCCCAACCCGTGTCCTGCATGGGCCCCTTCAATCAGACCGGGCAGATCCGCCAGAACGAAACTCCGGCCGTCCCCGACATCCACCACACCAAGGTTGGGGGACAAGGTTGTGAAATGGTAAGCCCCTATCTTGGGCTTCGCGGCAGATACCACCGACAGCAACGTAGATTTGCCAACGCTTGGGAACCCGACAAGCCCCACGTCAGCAATCACTTTCAACTCCAATTGGATCCATCGCTCTTGTCCGGGTTCGCCCTTCTCTGCGATCTCCGGAGCTTTGTTGGCAGCTGTGGCAAACCGGGTGTTGCCCCGTCCTCCCCGTCCTCCCCGTGCGACAACCAGCCTTTGCCCATGACGGGTCANNNNNNNNNNNNNNNNNNNNNNNNNNNNNNNNNNNNNNNNNNNNNNNNNNNNNNNNNNNNNNNNNNNNNNNNNNNNNNNNNNNNNNNNNNNNNNNNNNNNNNNNNNNNNNNNNNNNNNNNNNNNNNNNNNNNNNNNNNNNNNNNNNNNNNNNNNNNNNNNNNNNNNNNNNNNNNNNNNNNNNNNNNNNNNNNNNNNNNACAACGAGTACCACGTCCCCTCCCTTACCGCCGTCACCGCCGGCCGGCCCGCCTTCCGGGACATATTTTTCACGGCGGAACGATACGATGCCGTTCCCGCCGTCTCCTCCTTTGACATAGACCTTTGCTACATCAACGAACATTGGGTTTCACCTGACTTCCAAATGACAAAATGTGCGTTTGCCCCTCTGCTGTCTGCTCCAGCAACGTCAAGCCTTTCCGGCCAAATTCTTCAATGAGTTCCGCAATGTATGTATTATTCACATGTTCCCCCAAAACGGCAAGGGTTATTGATGCGGCCCCTCCGGAAAGACGCAGTTTCATATTCCACTCGGCGATGATTCCCAAATCCTGAGACAGGTTCTCCCCTATTGCCGAAAGGTAGTTAATAAACGTAACAATCTCCTGTTCCAAATGTTCTTTCCAGTTTTCCTTGTCTTCGATTTCCAACTGCAGGTGAAGCATGGGGGCAGCCAATTCCCTCTTGATTAGGACATATGGGAGCTCGTTGCCCGGGAGGTTGGATAAAACACTGTGACGCTGTGCATCGTTTACCAATTTCTGAATGGGTGCTTGCAGCCGGTCGTATATTTGCAGCTGCAGATATCCTTTCAGCAGTTGGATTTGGTTCATAACGTCGTGCCGGTAATGGGAAAGCATTTCAAGCGATTGTTTGTGGCTTTTCAGTTTTTGCCGAACCATCTCCTCTTCAGCTTCTTCGGGCAAAATTAGACCGGCCCAGATGGCTATTGAGAAGACGGCGACGCATAAAACCGCCGCCAGCCATAAGAAATGACCTCCCAGGAAGCCAAACAGCAGTATACCTCCGGCAATCCACGCCTGGAGCAACGATATGTACCGAATTTTCTTGGAAACCCTCGACATGTCCGTCCCTCCGCTCCTGCAAACCTGCCCCTGTTAAAAAGAAAGCCCAGCCAAGTTCACAACAGGCTGGGCTGCATTCTTTATTGTTGTCCGTTACGCTTGAGCTGCTTCCAGCGGGTAAACGGAAACCTTTTTCTTGTCGCGGCCCATGCGCTCAAACGCTACGCGGCCGTCAACCGTTGCGAACAGGGTATCGTCGCCGCCCTTGCCAACGTTGGTACCCGGATAGATCTTGGTGCCACGCTGACGGACAAGGATGCTGCCCGCGGTAACGACTTGACCGTCCTGGCGCTTCACGCCAAGGCGCTTGGAGATCGAGTCACGGCCGTTCTTGGAGCTACCTACCCCTTTTTTGGACGCAAACTGTTGAAGATTCAGCTTCAGCATTGTGTGCACCTCCTTTAGTGTTAGACTTGCCGTACATTATCTGCGAAGCTCACGTGCTTGGGATATTCTTCCGCAAGAGAACGTAAGCCGTATAGCATGCTTTCCAGCAGCAATTGTACCCGGTCTGACTCATCGGCAGGCAAGACCGGAATCTTGCAGTCCACCAATCCCTCGCGGCTGACAGCGGGAAGCGAAACGCCCAGAAGGGCTTCTATGCTGTTCACACCGTTCTGGATCAATACCGATACAGCTGCGCATACAATATCATTGCCGTAATCCGCAAACCCGGCATGTCCATCCACGCGAAAGCGTTCGATGCGCCCTTGCGGATTCCGAAATACCTGCACCTTAATCATTACGCGTTGATCTTTTCGATCTGGACTTTGGTGTACGGTTGACGATGACCTTGCTTCTTGCGGGAGTTCTTCTTCGCCTTGTACTTGAAGACAATGATCTTCTTCGCTTTGCCGTGACCCACAACTTTAGCGGAAACGGATGCTCCCGCTACAGTCGGAGCCCCGACAACTACGCCGTCTTCCTTGCCAACGAGCAGAACCTTGTCGAAGTTTACGGTTTCGCCTTCTTCAGCAGCCAATTTTTCAATGAAGAGGACATCCCCCTCCTGCACTTTGTACTGCTTGCCACCGGTTTCGAGAATTGCGTACATCTGCAGCACCTCCTTCATTCAGACTCGCTCGCTCCTAGGTACCCATGCTCTGCCATGGGATTTCGGGAACCCGTGCCATGCGGTTACAATGAGCATAGCATAGTACGCTCATCACTCACCGGATTATGGTACCACAGAAGAAAGACAGATGTCAACGAACCGTCAAGCTTACTTGCCACCCAGCAATACGCTGTGCGAAACAGCAATGCACTGATCCATGACCATAGGCAAGTTGTTTTCAGCCGCCAATTCGGCTGTTCTACCGAATGGTGTTGGTTTCAGGCCATGCTTGGCCCTATTTTCCAGGCTTTATGAGGGAGTTTCTTGCGAAGTTGAAGGGCTGATTTATACATCACCGGGGACTGGGCCAAGAGCAGATCCAACTGCTTGACGACTCAGTCCCTTTGCCTTGAGAGAAATCATGGATTTGGTTAAAAAACATTCGATGTTAGGTTTTTTGGCAAAGCAGGTTGATTCACAAGGGTGTAACTCTCTTTGACAGCTGGTGGCTTGTTGCCATGTGAGACTTGAAATGCATCAATTTCCCGAAGATATTCAATTAAATAGCCGTAGATATTGTAAAAAGCCAACTTGCTTGTGATGTCTTCAGGGACTCCCCGTGTGTTCCACATCTCATTTCTTCTTTTTTCCAGCGTACCCTTCATCAATTTTACATGGCTGTACTGCCGGTTCATTGCTCTTTCTTGAACACTGATGACAAGACGAACCGTTTTTTTCATAAAAATAAACTCGTCGTGAGTGATATCAATTTTTTGCAGTTCTTTTGACATGTCCCGGATTCGCTCAACCATTGTCTCAAAAGAATGAAAAACCGTGAAAGTGTTTTTAGAGGGAAACAGGCGGATTCTGTTGTCTTCTTTAATCAAACCCGAAATTTCTTTTCCTTGTTCAACATACTTTCGCACATATTCAATTTGCTCCTTCATAACAGGCTTGTAGGGAGTGATTCTGTTTGCCTCCAAATCAAGATTCACGAAATGGAGAAGAGCTCTTAGCATCCCCTCCGACTGAGTGAGCAGAATTTCCGCTCTTGTTTCGTGTACCGGCTTATAAAGCAGGTTAACGAGAGTACCGACTCCCATCCCGATCACCACAAGTGCGATTTGATTCAAAGCCGATTCCCCAAAGGAGAGACTCGTCGTTCCCATTGTATTGATCGCGACCACAACGGAGACCAAAAGCGAATTCGTCCAGCCAATTTTCACATGCAGAGTCATGAGCAATAATACCGCACTCCCCATCACAAGAAAGGAATTTCCCACCGCATATAATGCGAACGCTCCTAATGAAGCTCCTACGACAGCGCTGACGGTTTGTCGAATCCCGTGACGCAATGTTCGGTAGATGGAGGGTTGCACTGCCAATACCGAAATAATACCTGCAAATTGTGGCGTATCGAGTTCAAAACTTCTGGCTATAAGAATGGAAACCATCACTGCCAGGGACGTTTTGATCACTCGGGCTCCAATCATTCAAACCCTCCTTTTCTTTCGTTTGGTTCTGTATACAGAGTACCAAGAGGAGGAGGGTCGCTTCAATTTTGTATGTAAGGAAACATTACATTTTTATTTAAAAAACCCGTCTTTCCTTCTCTTAGCAGTGGAAAAAGGGCAAAATCCACAAAAATTCATGTAAGATAACATAACATTATTGATTGTTTCGACTATTCTGTACTTCTAAACTGAATGTAAGAAGTCATTGAATGGATGCGAATCAATTAACCTTGAGCATCGGAGGGAACGAAAGTGAACAAATATATTTTAAAAGAGGACGGGCGAAAGTTGTTTGTGCTTGAAAAATTGCAGCGTGACGATCAGTACTACATGATCATAAAAAAAGAATATAAATATGGTTACTCCGCTCAATATGTCCGAATATCCGAAAAACGTTTTAAAGCGCTGAAAGTACCTGTTCATACAGGGGATCTGCCGGAGGTTGACGAGGGAGAAATCTATTTTTTGTAACGCCGGTAGGGTCAACAAAAAGCAGCCACCTTTTATTAGGCGGCTGTTTCTGTTTGGGTTGCGATGCATCTCAAAACCTGCGCTGAATCAGGCGGTTGGCTCCCAGTGTTCAGGATCTTTTCTCCAGGATGCAAGCAATTCCACTTCTGTTTCCGAGATCGAACCGTTTGCCAGAGCAACTTGCAGCAGCACTTCGTAGGAAGTGAGTGTGCGCAACGGAATTCCAGCTTCCGCGAATGTCTTGGCCGCTTTTTCAAAGCCATAGGTAAAAATCGCCGCTACCCCGGCAACGATCCCCCCTATCTCTTGCACAGCCTGTGCTGCCTTTACGGAAGACCCACCTGTGGATACCAAATCTTCGATGACAACCACCCGCTGGCCGGCACGAATCCGGCCCTCAATCAAGTTCTCTTTGCCGTGTCCTTTCGCACTGGAGCGGATATAAGCCATGGGCAGGAACATTTTCTGTGAGACAAAAGCGGCATGCGGGATTCCCGCAGTAGCCGTTCCCGCCACCACGTCCACCTGCCCCCATTCCCGGTGAATCAGATCCACAAACCCCTCCGCAATGAAATCCCTTACTTGCGGATAGGCCATGGTCAAACGGTTGTCACAGTAAATCGGGGATTTGATCCCCGAAGTCCAGGTGAATGGGTGATTCGGGCGCAGCGTCACAGCGTTAATCTGCAGGAGCATGTGAGCAATGGTTCGAGCCCGGTTTTGATCCATTTGCTTTGTCATGATAAAACTTCCCCCATCTCTTCAAGAATCCTTCGGGCAGCGTCCCTGGGATCTGCCGCGTGGGTGATAGGCCGGCCGATCACCAGCCGATGAGCTCCCGCTCGCATGGCGTCCG from Effusibacillus lacus harbors:
- a CDS encoding FUSC family protein: MIGARVIKTSLAVMVSILIARSFELDTPQFAGIISVLAVQPSIYRTLRHGIRQTVSAVVGASLGAFALYAVGNSFLVMGSAVLLLMTLHVKIGWTNSLLVSVVVAINTMGTTSLSFGESALNQIALVVIGMGVGTLVNLLYKPVHETRAEILLTQSEGMLRALLHFVNLDLEANRITPYKPVMKEQIEYVRKYVEQGKEISGLIKEDNRIRLFPSKNTFTVFHSFETMVERIRDMSKELQKIDITHDEFIFMKKTVRLVISVQERAMNRQYSHVKLMKGTLEKRRNEMWNTRGVPEDITSKLAFYNIYGYLIEYLREIDAFQVSHGNKPPAVKESYTLVNQPALPKNLTSNVF
- a CDS encoding beta-propeller domain-containing protein produces the protein MKKKLGLVAVVLILAAGLSFGPVSSKEPVANGETSAIESNEDILRFHSKEEIVRTIKEHLEKNRTMYKGEVVNEAMTGASESAGVPSSADMAVKSAHSTTNVQVQGVDEADIVKTDGIYIYHLRERELVISKAYPAESFEVFSRIKLAGNFDPRELFVEGKRVAVLGITHDVRMLHSQSETKDSIYPVHDTATSVLIYDATDRKNPELVRQIDLQGQYVSSRKIGDRLHMATNQYVRIYSNPDHPILEEHFLPKYRDSVKSGEFAPLDVKHIYHFPGDSSSQYLNLASVSLSDANAPVAVSSYLGGGRQMYMSEKNMYIAKSDWTGSWESQKSRKENTSLYKFAVTENGLVYKGRGEVPGRLLNQFSMDEHKGYLRVATTTDMFNEKQENNLYVLDGNLNVTGRVEGLARGERIYSVRFMGDRGYVVTFKNVDPLFTLDLKDPKQPKVMGELKIPGFSNYLHPYDENHVIGFGRDTEEKTLPDGRTVAVQKGIKLSMFDVSDMKNPKELFTTVVGDPFTHSPLQNDHKALLFSKEKNLFAFPVIRYNNEQDAFYGFYVYGIDLRNGFGLKGKVDMRDNVKYGNWPQRMIYIGDTLYSISNDIYKFHDARTLEEVRNAHMFYNHLNRK
- a CDS encoding sulfite exporter TauE/SafE family protein; translated protein: MEILSLDSLWLFLIGTLAGFTGSIVGLGGGFIMIPFLIYLYDYQPELIIGTSMAVLFINSISSTIAYSKQKKVDFQSGAWFALLMVPGSIIGAILAESFTSKVFYVVFGLFLMSISIFLLFKPTKPARNFLSPTVTREFTDATGTLHKYSFHRGFGMSVSFVTGFLSSLLGIGGGSILVPTMVLLLTFPPHIATATSMFAIMLSAFVGTISHIVLGNVLWLKALFLAPGAFLGGQLGARVAARLPAKTLLRILAVTLILVAIRLIFK
- the obgE gene encoding GTPase ObgE; the protein is TRHGQRLVVARGGRGGRGNTRFATAANKAPEIAEKGEPGQERWIQLELKVIADVGLVGFPSVGKSTLLSVVSAAKPKIGAYHFTTLSPNLGVVDVGDGRSFVLADLPGLIEGAHAGHGLGHQFLRHVERTKVIVHVVDMAATEERDPWQDFLKINEELKLYSEKLATRPMIVAANKMDLPGAEANLEEFRKKLDPSIPLYPVSGVTKEGVRQLLYAVADLLDSLPDVEEAALDEVDATERKVYRLEEDEDSFTISRDNEVFVVHSPKIEKLIKMTNFDQYDAVKRFQRIMKNMGVDDALRQRGAVNGSTIRIGDLEFEFVE
- the rpmA gene encoding 50S ribosomal protein L27, with the translated sequence MLKLNLQQFASKKGVGSSKNGRDSISKRLGVKRQDGQVVTAGSILVRQRGTKIYPGTNVGKGGDDTLFATVDGRVAFERMGRDKKKVSVYPLEAAQA
- a CDS encoding Mov34/MPN/PAD-1 family protein produces the protein MKIPYEVWECMVSHLAGELPGEGCGVLVGQGSTIRYHALKNLSGDEAHFRVSPQEWVSLLHALERANERLLAVVHSHPSSPPEPSREDREGFLYPDACLLIVSLTNPAMPEARMYTKKGPSFEKRPFEILPPELI
- the rplU gene encoding 50S ribosomal protein L21, producing the protein MYAILETGGKQYKVQEGDVLFIEKLAAEEGETVNFDKVLLVGKEDGVVVGAPTVAGASVSAKVVGHGKAKKIIVFKYKAKKNSRKKQGHRQPYTKVQIEKINA
- the pyrE gene encoding orotate phosphoribosyltransferase; its protein translation is MTKQMDQNRARTIAHMLLQINAVTLRPNHPFTWTSGIKSPIYCDNRLTMAYPQVRDFIAEGFVDLIHREWGQVDVVAGTATAGIPHAAFVSQKMFLPMAYIRSSAKGHGKENLIEGRIRAGQRVVVIEDLVSTGGSSVKAAQAVQEIGGIVAGVAAIFTYGFEKAAKTFAEAGIPLRTLTSYEVLLQVALANGSISETEVELLASWRKDPEHWEPTA
- a CDS encoding Spo0B domain-containing protein, encoding MSRVSKKIRYISLLQAWIAGGILLFGFLGGHFLWLAAVLCVAVFSIAIWAGLILPEEAEEEMVRQKLKSHKQSLEMLSHYRHDVMNQIQLLKGYLQLQIYDRLQAPIQKLVNDAQRHSVLSNLPGNELPYVLIKRELAAPMLHLQLEIEDKENWKEHLEQEIVTFINYLSAIGENLSQDLGIIAEWNMKLRLSGGAASITLAVLGEHVNNTYIAELIEEFGRKGLTLLEQTAEGQTHILSFGSQVKPNVR
- a CDS encoding ribosomal-processing cysteine protease Prp, with the translated sequence MIKVQVFRNPQGRIERFRVDGHAGFADYGNDIVCAAVSVLIQNGVNSIEALLGVSLPAVSREGLVDCKIPVLPADESDRVQLLLESMLYGLRSLAEEYPKHVSFADNVRQV